A region of Vitis vinifera cultivar Pinot Noir 40024 chromosome 15, ASM3070453v1 DNA encodes the following proteins:
- the LOC100255690 gene encoding cathecol O-methyltransferase 1 — translation MQTHNGSDGKQEAAEHYSRAMQMATSSVVCMAMHVANELGLFDIIAKVGQASASQIASHLATNNPNAPTMLDRILYVLTAHSLLTCSVDDTDDGHSKRVYGLTPVSKLFARNEDGVSFAPLMALNQDKIFIGSWFEMTNAILEGGIPFDRAHGSNAFEYPRKDLRFNKVFNAAMHNYTTLFINETLESYKGFEHLKEVVDVGGGLGVTLGAITSKYPSIKGINFDLPHVIEHAPHYPGVEHVGGDMFESVPKGEAIFMKWILHDWSDEHCLKLLKNCYNALPEHGKVIVVEGVLPAAPETSAVVKAVSQTDLIMMAQNPGGKERTREEFLDLATGAGFAGIRFECFVLTYWVMEFFK, via the exons ATGCAGACTCATAATGGCAGTGATGGGAAGCAAGAGGCGGCAGAGCACTACTCCAGAGCTATGCAGATGGCGACCTCGTCTGTGGTATGTATGGCTATGCATGTGGCCAACGAGCTTGGCCTTTTTGACATCATTGCCAAAGTGGGTCAGGCTTCTGCCTCACAGATAGCATCCCACTTAGCCACAAACAACCCGAACGCACCCACAATGCTGGATCGCATTCTCTACGTTCTCACCGCTCACTCTCTCCTCACTTGCTCTGTCGATGACACTGATGATGGGCACTCCAAGAGGGTATACGGGCTCACCCCCGTCTCCAAATTATTCGCCCGTAACGAAGATGGGGTTTCGTTTGCTCCATTAATGGCGTTGAACCAGGACAAAATCTTCATTGGTAGCTG GTTCGAAATGACAAACGCGATTCTTGAAGGAGGGATACCATTTGACAGGGCCCATGGATCAAACGCATTTGAGTACCCTAGAAAGGACCTCAGGTTCAACAAGGTTTTTAACGCAGCAATGCACAACTACACAACCCTATTTATTAACGAGACCCTCGAGTCCTACAAGGGTTTTGAGCACCTCAAAGAGGTGGTGGACGTGGGTGGAGGTCTTGGGGTCACCCTCGGTGCCATCACATCCAAGTACCCCAGCATTAAGGGCATTAACTTCGACTTGCCTCATGTTATAGAACATGCCCCACACTATCCAG GCGTAGAACATGTCGGAGGAGATATGTTTGAGAGCGTTCCCAAAGGAGAAGCCATTTTTATGAAG TGGATACTTCATGATTGGAGTGATGAACACTGCTTGAAGTTGTTAAAGAACTGCTACAATGCTCTACCGGAGCATGGGAAGGTGATAGTAGTGGAGGGGGTTCTTCCGGCAGCACCGGAAACAAGCGCTGTTGTGAAAGCTGTCAGTCAAACAGATTTGATAATGATGGCTCAAAACCCCGGAGGGAAGGAGCGGACTCGAGAGGAGTTCCTGGACCTGGCAACTGGAGCTGGGTTTGCTGGAATCAGATTTGAATGCTTTGTCCTTACTTATTGGGTCATGGAATTCTTTAAGTAA